Proteins found in one Streptococcus iniae genomic segment:
- a CDS encoding SagB/ThcOx family dehydrogenase, with product MSFFSKEKHISEKQKSISQDEARQLFEFNTNHLSMSGYHRQTVLKTSKQLVAQHLMPNETDNLSQRFLMNYKSNNNYLGFQASVVDFFTDSAVTTFSNSDFFESQDETISLPKASKIVTSLSTCITKRRSHRQFSGLEMPLQDLANLLYYACGVSSEASIKEGMTKTVSLRNCASGGGLYPITLFFYARNITKLKDGFYEYLPYQHALRCHRVSEEEDVRVFAEYGSINAENCNVIMIYVYNYIKNTRKYGNQATAYAFIESGEIAQNIQLVSTALAYGSVDIGGYSKEYLQEKLALDGLNQHVIHMTLVGNKESQ from the coding sequence ATGTCTTTTTTTTCTAAGGAAAAACACATTTCAGAAAAACAAAAGTCAATCAGCCAAGATGAAGCGCGGCAATTGTTTGAATTTAACACCAATCATTTATCGATGTCTGGTTATCATCGTCAAACGGTTTTGAAAACCTCTAAGCAGTTGGTGGCTCAACATTTAATGCCTAATGAAACAGACAATCTTAGTCAACGTTTTTTGATGAATTATAAGTCAAATAATAATTATTTGGGCTTTCAAGCCAGTGTCGTTGATTTTTTTACGGATTCTGCGGTGACCACTTTTTCTAACAGTGATTTTTTTGAAAGTCAGGATGAGACGATTTCTTTACCAAAGGCCAGTAAAATTGTGACTTCTCTGTCTACTTGTATTACAAAAAGGAGGAGTCATAGGCAGTTTTCAGGTTTGGAAATGCCTCTTCAAGACTTAGCAAATCTTTTGTATTATGCTTGTGGTGTTAGCTCTGAAGCAAGTATTAAAGAAGGCATGACAAAAACAGTTAGTCTAAGAAATTGCGCTTCTGGTGGAGGTTTATACCCAATTACCTTATTCTTTTATGCTCGCAATATTACAAAACTTAAAGACGGTTTTTATGAATACCTTCCTTATCAGCATGCTTTAAGATGTCATCGTGTCAGTGAAGAAGAAGATGTCAGAGTTTTTGCTGAGTATGGTAGCATAAATGCCGAGAACTGTAACGTGATTATGATATACGTCTACAATTACATTAAAAACACACGCAAATATGGCAATCAAGCGACTGCTTACGCTTTTATTGAGTCTGGTGAAATAGCACAGAACATTCAATTGGTTTCGACTGCTTTAGCATATGGTAGTGTTGATATTGGAGGTTATAGTAAGGAATATCTCCAAGAAAAGTTAGCTTTAGATGGATTAAACCAGCATGTCATTCACATGACATTAGTAGGAAACAAGGAGTCGCAATGA
- a CDS encoding streptolysin S family TOMM toxin: MLQFTSNILATSVAETTQVAPGGCCCCCCTCCVAVNVGSGSAQGGSGTPAPAPK, translated from the coding sequence ATGTTACAATTTACTTCAAATATCTTAGCTACTAGTGTAGCTGAAACAACTCAAGTTGCTCCTGGTGGCTGTTGCTGCTGCTGCTGCACATGTTGTGTGGCGGTAAATGTTGGAAGTGGTTCTGCTCAAGGTGGTAGTGGTACTCCAGCACCAGCTCCAAAGTAA
- the eno gene encoding surface-displayed alpha-enolase produces MSIITDVYAREVLDSRGNPTLEVEVYTESGAFGRGMVPSGASTGEHEAVELRDGDKSRYLGLGTEKAVDNVNNIIAEAIIGFDVRDQQAIDRAMIALDGTPNKGKLGANAILGVSIAVARAAADYLEVPLYNYLGGFNAKVLPTPMMNIINGGSHSDAPIAFQEFMIMPVGAPTFKEALRWGAEVFHALKKILKERGLVTAVGDEGGFAPKFEGTEDGVETILKAIEAAGYEAGENGIMIGFDCASSEFYDKERGVYDYTKFEGEGAAVRTSAEQIDYLEELVNKYPIITIEDGMDENDWDGWKALTERLGGRVQLVGDDFFVTNTDYLARGIKEEAANSILIKVNQIGTLTETFEAIEMAKEAGYTAVVSHRSGETEDSTIADIAVATNAGQIKTGSLSRTDRIAKYNQLLRIEDQLGEVAQYKGIKSFYNLKK; encoded by the coding sequence ATGTCAATTATTACTGATGTTTACGCTCGCGAAGTCTTAGACTCACGCGGTAACCCAACACTTGAAGTAGAAGTTTATACTGAATCAGGTGCTTTCGGACGTGGAATGGTTCCTTCAGGAGCTTCTACTGGTGAGCATGAAGCAGTTGAATTACGTGATGGCGACAAATCTCGTTACTTAGGTTTAGGTACAGAAAAAGCAGTTGACAACGTTAACAACATTATCGCTGAAGCAATCATCGGTTTTGATGTTCGTGATCAACAAGCTATTGACCGTGCTATGATTGCACTTGATGGTACTCCTAACAAAGGTAAACTTGGTGCTAATGCTATTCTTGGTGTTTCTATTGCCGTAGCTCGTGCTGCAGCTGACTACCTTGAAGTGCCACTTTATAACTACTTAGGTGGTTTTAACGCTAAAGTTCTTCCAACTCCAATGATGAACATCATCAACGGTGGATCTCACTCAGATGCTCCAATTGCATTCCAAGAGTTCATGATTATGCCTGTTGGTGCACCAACATTTAAAGAAGCACTTCGTTGGGGTGCTGAAGTATTCCACGCTCTTAAGAAAATCCTTAAAGAACGCGGACTTGTTACTGCTGTTGGTGACGAAGGTGGATTTGCTCCTAAGTTTGAAGGAACTGAAGACGGTGTAGAAACTATCCTTAAAGCTATCGAAGCTGCTGGATATGAAGCAGGCGAAAACGGCATCATGATTGGTTTTGACTGTGCTTCATCAGAATTCTACGACAAAGAACGTGGTGTATATGACTACACTAAATTTGAAGGTGAAGGAGCAGCTGTTCGTACTTCAGCTGAACAAATTGATTACCTTGAAGAATTGGTTAACAAATACCCAATCATCACTATCGAAGATGGTATGGATGAAAATGACTGGGATGGTTGGAAAGCACTTACTGAACGTTTAGGCGGACGTGTTCAATTAGTTGGTGACGACTTCTTCGTTACAAACACTGATTACTTAGCACGTGGTATCAAAGAAGAAGCTGCTAACTCAATCCTTATCAAAGTTAACCAAATCGGTACTTTGACTGAAACTTTTGAAGCTATTGAAATGGCTAAAGAAGCTGGTTACACTGCAGTAGTATCTCACCGTTCAGGTGAAACTGAAGATTCAACAATTGCTGATATCGCAGTTGCTACAAATGCAGGACAAATCAAAACAGGTTCATTGTCACGTACAGACCGTATTGCTAAATACAACCAATTACTTCGTATCGAAGATCAACTTGGTGAAGTTGCTCAATACAAAGGAATCAAATCATTCTACAACCTTAAAAAATAA
- a CDS encoding streptolysin associated protein SagC, producing the protein MRYQLNSNVRIVQFDDTFCFRKGLWDFNEAVLDLSQEPQMLKEVYQQIVADLLKGLVVDTDGYEKELEAELFAKVMEVMTALYYNDVLMFEDDYALEENVMKVLMGNFRFMAQEGHTKNTDPVLFISDSSYVNDSAKLLAEHLNLNLVVASDELKMLIQKIDVTSRLDALEHHRNMKRLSGKLMPYQSIVVCQERLNIMMLRHLNEISVALKKQMVLGFVDGPFIHACTLNPPHSADFDSLERRVLARLQDHALYQHFASQMLPTTQPVSHSYLPLLNILMNLVVSEAFIIAQTGSSKFEGRLLSIYLPTLEIQVQDILKMSNSQTQGALAKLRYEDQQISTREIVKNLLKEDS; encoded by the coding sequence ATGAGATACCAATTAAATAGTAATGTTCGTATTGTGCAATTTGATGATACCTTTTGTTTTAGAAAAGGATTATGGGATTTTAATGAAGCTGTATTAGATTTGTCACAAGAACCACAAATGTTAAAAGAAGTTTACCAGCAAATTGTTGCTGACCTCCTAAAAGGGCTAGTGGTCGATACAGATGGTTATGAAAAAGAGTTAGAAGCTGAATTATTTGCTAAAGTGATGGAAGTCATGACAGCTCTATATTATAATGATGTACTCATGTTTGAAGATGATTACGCCCTTGAAGAAAATGTTATGAAAGTATTGATGGGAAATTTCCGCTTTATGGCCCAAGAAGGGCATACTAAGAATACGGACCCTGTCTTGTTTATCAGTGACTCTAGTTATGTTAATGACTCAGCAAAGTTACTTGCAGAACATTTGAATTTGAACCTTGTTGTGGCAAGTGATGAACTAAAAATGCTGATTCAAAAGATTGATGTTACCTCTCGTTTAGATGCATTAGAACACCATCGCAATATGAAGCGTTTATCTGGAAAGTTAATGCCTTATCAAAGTATTGTAGTTTGCCAGGAGCGTTTGAACATAATGATGCTTCGTCATCTTAATGAAATCAGTGTTGCTTTGAAAAAGCAAATGGTACTTGGTTTTGTAGATGGTCCTTTTATTCATGCTTGTACCTTAAACCCGCCGCATAGCGCAGATTTTGATAGTTTAGAAAGAAGGGTTTTAGCTCGTTTGCAAGATCATGCTCTTTATCAGCATTTTGCCAGCCAAATGTTGCCAACGACGCAACCAGTTAGTCATTCCTATCTGCCTTTATTGAATATTTTAATGAATTTAGTTGTTAGTGAGGCCTTTATTATTGCACAAACAGGAAGTTCCAAATTTGAAGGGCGATTGTTGAGTATTTATTTGCCAACACTTGAGATTCAGGTTCAAGATATTTTGAAAATGTCCAATTCTCAAACCCAAGGTGCACTTGCGAAATTAAGGTATGAGGACCAACAAATTTCGACACGAGAAATTGTCAAAAACCTCCTAAAAGAAGATTCCTAA
- a CDS encoding YueI family protein, with the protein MESTDKRILQSALGEHRLNPDQQRYYLRTFAERILLTIPLEGIDDHIAREEFERLLPTFVDNYQPLSLKLSSDLNSDTQMFFMKLASKKSIPSTIIDETGSTSPFALVLHTDHAVNLDETSITSSIETKPTNEVPPKKESFWQKLFAD; encoded by the coding sequence ATGGAGTCTACAGATAAAAGAATCTTGCAGAGCGCTTTAGGCGAACACAGGTTAAACCCCGACCAACAACGCTATTATTTGAGAACTTTTGCCGAAAGAATACTGTTAACTATTCCTCTTGAGGGGATTGATGATCACATTGCAAGGGAAGAATTTGAACGCCTACTACCAACTTTTGTTGACAACTATCAACCCCTTTCTTTAAAATTATCAAGTGATTTGAATTCTGACACACAGATGTTCTTTATGAAATTAGCCAGTAAAAAAAGTATCCCCTCTACAATTATCGACGAAACCGGAAGCACTTCACCTTTTGCACTAGTTTTACATACTGATCATGCTGTTAACTTAGACGAAACCTCAATAACAAGCTCAATTGAAACTAAACCAACTAATGAGGTTCCACCAAAAAAAGAATCTTTCTGGCAAAAATTATTTGCCGATTAA